A region of Micropterus dolomieu isolate WLL.071019.BEF.003 ecotype Adirondacks linkage group LG01, ASM2129224v1, whole genome shotgun sequence DNA encodes the following proteins:
- the LOC123980380 gene encoding B-cell receptor CD22-like isoform X2: MVTSSMLLSVLFVSGVWAACPQESDLFITAPQNMEALSGSCLQIPCNFRAKSEQEIDSTRETFGVWIKSDSRFANYPDNVIFNSSRTANTYPMRITGNLSQKNCTTLFSSLNTSYTNTYFFRIENKPFIATASCDPLQITVKDSPPSPRIEIPADLKEKQSVTITCSASTPCPHSPPKLTWNLQQDSHSNTEENTDRTFTTKIQETITLSDQHDGYNITCSARYPVNEGKDVKTAEERKTLSVSLSISPSGLVSAGSWVNLTCSSRAKPPVSRFTWFKNNKDGPKNVSVGEVYSFKVTNVTDGVYYCVATNDLGNETSSEIHLTIEGAKQPGSSLPWGAVVGGIVGVIVLICVVVAVWCLKSKHPTSQQTQSPTAEEPARGTENEDIHYGEIDFSKLRPDPSSDSAQDRGQQQDTLYAQVKVSQPANSLTQTADGPEDLYAQVKKK, encoded by the exons ATGGTGACAAGCAGCATGTTACTGAGTGTCCTCTTTGTTTCAG GTGTTTGGGCTGCTTGTCCTCAGGAGTCAGACCTCTTCATTACTGCACCACAGAACATGGAAGCACTGAGTGGATCTTGTTTGCAAATCCCATGTAACTTTAGAGCTAAATCAGAACAAGAGATTGACAGCACAAGAGAAACCTTCGGAGTGTGGATTAAAAGTGACTCCAGGTTTGCCAATTATCCTGACAATGTGATTTTCAACAGTAGCAGGACAGCTAACACCTATCCAATGAGGATTACTGGAAACCTGAGTCAGAAAAACTGCACCACTCTGTTTTCCAGTTTAAATACAAGTTATACAAACACATACTTCTTCAGAATTGAGAACAAACCATTCATCGCAACAGCATCTTGTGATCCTCTTCAAATAACAGTTAAAG ATTCTCCTCCGAGCCCCAGAATTGAGATCCCAGCTGATCTGAAGGAGAAGCAGTCTGTCACTATAACCTGCTCAGCTTCCACTCCCTGTCCACACTCCCCTCCTAAACTCACCTGGAACCTCCAACAAGACtctcacagcaacacagaggaaaacacagatcGAACCTTTACAACTAAAATCCAGGAGACCATCACTCTGTCAGACCAACATGATGGATACAACATCACCTGTTCTGCCAGATATCCTGTGAATGAAGGAAAAGATGTCaagacagcagaggagagaaagactCTCAGTGTTTCAT TGTCCATCAGTCCATCAGGTTTGGTGTCAGCAGGTAGCTGGGTGAACCTGACCTGCTCCAGCAGAGCCAAGCCTCCCGTCAGCCGCTTCACCTGGTTCAAGAACAACAAAGATGGACCCAAGAATGTATCTGTAGGAGAGGTTTACAGCTTCAAGGTGACCAATGTCACTGATGGAGTTTATTACTGTGTGGCCACTAATGATCTCGGTAATGAAACATCATCAGAGATCCATCTGACAATTGAAG GAGCAAAACAGCCTGGTAGCTCTTTACCATGGGGGGCAGTTGTTGGAGGGATCGTTGGGGTCATTGTACTCATCTGTGTGGTTGTAGCCGTTTG GTGTTTAAAGTCAAAACATCCAACTTCACAACAGACACAG AGCCCAACAGCTGAAGAACCAGCCAGAGGAACAGAAAATGAAGACATTCATTATGGAGAGATCGACTTCTCCAAGCTGAGACCTGATCCGTCCTCTGACTCAGCGCAGGACAGAGGACAGCAGCAGGATACTCTGTATGCACAGGTCAAAGTGTCCCAGCCAGCAAATAGCTTAACACAGACTGCTGACGGCCCAGAGGATCTTTACGCTCAAGTGAAGAAAAAATGA
- the LOC123980380 gene encoding B-cell receptor CD22-like isoform X3, giving the protein MEALSGSCLQIPCNFRAKSEQEIDSTRETFGVWIKSDSRFANYPDNVIFNSSRTANTYPMRITGNLSQKNCTTLFSSLNTSYTNTYFFRIENKPFIATASCDPLQITVKDSPPSPRIEIPADLKEKQSVTITCSASTPCPHSPPKLTWNLQQDSHSNTEENTDRTFTTKIQETITLSDQHDGYNITCSARYPVNEGKDVKTAEERKTLSVSYAPRDTSVSISPSGLVSAGSWVNLTCSSRAKPPVSRFTWFKNNKDGPKNVSVGEVYSFKVTNVTDGVYYCVATNDLGNETSSEIHLTIEGAKQPGSSLPWGAVVGGIVGVIVLICVVVAVWCLKSKHPTSQQTQSPTAEEPARGTENEDIHYGEIDFSKLRPDPSSDSAQDRGQQQDTLYAQVKVSQPANSLTQTADGPEDLYAQVKKK; this is encoded by the exons ATGGAAGCACTGAGTGGATCTTGTTTGCAAATCCCATGTAACTTTAGAGCTAAATCAGAACAAGAGATTGACAGCACAAGAGAAACCTTCGGAGTGTGGATTAAAAGTGACTCCAGGTTTGCCAATTATCCTGACAATGTGATTTTCAACAGTAGCAGGACAGCTAACACCTATCCAATGAGGATTACTGGAAACCTGAGTCAGAAAAACTGCACCACTCTGTTTTCCAGTTTAAATACAAGTTATACAAACACATACTTCTTCAGAATTGAGAACAAACCATTCATCGCAACAGCATCTTGTGATCCTCTTCAAATAACAGTTAAAG ATTCTCCTCCGAGCCCCAGAATTGAGATCCCAGCTGATCTGAAGGAGAAGCAGTCTGTCACTATAACCTGCTCAGCTTCCACTCCCTGTCCACACTCCCCTCCTAAACTCACCTGGAACCTCCAACAAGACtctcacagcaacacagaggaaaacacagatcGAACCTTTACAACTAAAATCCAGGAGACCATCACTCTGTCAGACCAACATGATGGATACAACATCACCTGTTCTGCCAGATATCCTGTGAATGAAGGAAAAGATGTCaagacagcagaggagagaaagactCTCAGTGTTTCAT ATGCTCCTAGAGACACCTCAGTGTCCATCAGTCCATCAGGTTTGGTGTCAGCAGGTAGCTGGGTGAACCTGACCTGCTCCAGCAGAGCCAAGCCTCCCGTCAGCCGCTTCACCTGGTTCAAGAACAACAAAGATGGACCCAAGAATGTATCTGTAGGAGAGGTTTACAGCTTCAAGGTGACCAATGTCACTGATGGAGTTTATTACTGTGTGGCCACTAATGATCTCGGTAATGAAACATCATCAGAGATCCATCTGACAATTGAAG GAGCAAAACAGCCTGGTAGCTCTTTACCATGGGGGGCAGTTGTTGGAGGGATCGTTGGGGTCATTGTACTCATCTGTGTGGTTGTAGCCGTTTG GTGTTTAAAGTCAAAACATCCAACTTCACAACAGACACAG AGCCCAACAGCTGAAGAACCAGCCAGAGGAACAGAAAATGAAGACATTCATTATGGAGAGATCGACTTCTCCAAGCTGAGACCTGATCCGTCCTCTGACTCAGCGCAGGACAGAGGACAGCAGCAGGATACTCTGTATGCACAGGTCAAAGTGTCCCAGCCAGCAAATAGCTTAACACAGACTGCTGACGGCCCAGAGGATCTTTACGCTCAAGTGAAGAAAAAATGA
- the LOC123980380 gene encoding B-cell receptor CD22-like isoform X1, with protein MVTSSMLLSVLFVSGVWAACPQESDLFITAPQNMEALSGSCLQIPCNFRAKSEQEIDSTRETFGVWIKSDSRFANYPDNVIFNSSRTANTYPMRITGNLSQKNCTTLFSSLNTSYTNTYFFRIENKPFIATASCDPLQITVKDSPPSPRIEIPADLKEKQSVTITCSASTPCPHSPPKLTWNLQQDSHSNTEENTDRTFTTKIQETITLSDQHDGYNITCSARYPVNEGKDVKTAEERKTLSVSYAPRDTSVSISPSGLVSAGSWVNLTCSSRAKPPVSRFTWFKNNKDGPKNVSVGEVYSFKVTNVTDGVYYCVATNDLGNETSSEIHLTIEGAKQPGSSLPWGAVVGGIVGVIVLICVVVAVWCLKSKHPTSQQTQSPTAEEPARGTENEDIHYGEIDFSKLRPDPSSDSAQDRGQQQDTLYAQVKVSQPANSLTQTADGPEDLYAQVKKK; from the exons ATGGTGACAAGCAGCATGTTACTGAGTGTCCTCTTTGTTTCAG GTGTTTGGGCTGCTTGTCCTCAGGAGTCAGACCTCTTCATTACTGCACCACAGAACATGGAAGCACTGAGTGGATCTTGTTTGCAAATCCCATGTAACTTTAGAGCTAAATCAGAACAAGAGATTGACAGCACAAGAGAAACCTTCGGAGTGTGGATTAAAAGTGACTCCAGGTTTGCCAATTATCCTGACAATGTGATTTTCAACAGTAGCAGGACAGCTAACACCTATCCAATGAGGATTACTGGAAACCTGAGTCAGAAAAACTGCACCACTCTGTTTTCCAGTTTAAATACAAGTTATACAAACACATACTTCTTCAGAATTGAGAACAAACCATTCATCGCAACAGCATCTTGTGATCCTCTTCAAATAACAGTTAAAG ATTCTCCTCCGAGCCCCAGAATTGAGATCCCAGCTGATCTGAAGGAGAAGCAGTCTGTCACTATAACCTGCTCAGCTTCCACTCCCTGTCCACACTCCCCTCCTAAACTCACCTGGAACCTCCAACAAGACtctcacagcaacacagaggaaaacacagatcGAACCTTTACAACTAAAATCCAGGAGACCATCACTCTGTCAGACCAACATGATGGATACAACATCACCTGTTCTGCCAGATATCCTGTGAATGAAGGAAAAGATGTCaagacagcagaggagagaaagactCTCAGTGTTTCAT ATGCTCCTAGAGACACCTCAGTGTCCATCAGTCCATCAGGTTTGGTGTCAGCAGGTAGCTGGGTGAACCTGACCTGCTCCAGCAGAGCCAAGCCTCCCGTCAGCCGCTTCACCTGGTTCAAGAACAACAAAGATGGACCCAAGAATGTATCTGTAGGAGAGGTTTACAGCTTCAAGGTGACCAATGTCACTGATGGAGTTTATTACTGTGTGGCCACTAATGATCTCGGTAATGAAACATCATCAGAGATCCATCTGACAATTGAAG GAGCAAAACAGCCTGGTAGCTCTTTACCATGGGGGGCAGTTGTTGGAGGGATCGTTGGGGTCATTGTACTCATCTGTGTGGTTGTAGCCGTTTG GTGTTTAAAGTCAAAACATCCAACTTCACAACAGACACAG AGCCCAACAGCTGAAGAACCAGCCAGAGGAACAGAAAATGAAGACATTCATTATGGAGAGATCGACTTCTCCAAGCTGAGACCTGATCCGTCCTCTGACTCAGCGCAGGACAGAGGACAGCAGCAGGATACTCTGTATGCACAGGTCAAAGTGTCCCAGCCAGCAAATAGCTTAACACAGACTGCTGACGGCCCAGAGGATCTTTACGCTCAAGTGAAGAAAAAATGA
- the LOC123980401 gene encoding vascular cell adhesion protein 1-like, translating to MVTSSMLVSVFFVSGVWAACPKQVAFFVTAPQNMEALSGSCLQIPCNFRAKSEEFDSRRETVGVWIKSDSRFGINSNNVIFNSSRTVNIYPMRITGNLSQKNCTTLFSSLLTSYTETYFFRIENKPFMATASCHPLQITVKDSPPSPRIEIPADLKEKQSVTITCSASTPCPHSPPKLTWNLQQDSHSNTEENTDQTFTTKIQETITLSDQHDGYNITCSARYPVNEGKDVRTAEERKTLSVSYAPRDTSVSISPSGLVSAGSWVNLTCSSRAKPPVSRFTWFKNNKDGPKNVSEGEVYSFKVTNVTDGGVYYCVATNDLGNETSEIHLTIEGAKQPGSSLPWGAVVGGIVGVIVLICVVVAVWRLKSKHPTSQLTQSPTAEEPARGTENEDIHYGEIDFSKLRPDPSSDSAQDRGQQQDTLYAQVKVSQPANSLTQTADGPEDLYAQVKKK from the exons ATGGTGACAAGCAGCATGTTAGTGAGTGTCTTCTTTGTTTCAG GTGTTTGGGCTGCTTGTCCTAAACAGGTAGCCTTCTTCGTTACTGCACCACAGAACATGGAAGCATTGAGTGGATCTTGTTTGCAAATCCCATGTAACTTTAGAGCTAAATCAGAAGAGTTTGACAGCAGAAGAGAAACCGTCGGAGTGTGGATTAAAAGTGACTCCAGGTTTGGCATCAATTCaaacaatgtgattttcaaCAGTAGCAGGACAGTTAACATCTATCCAATGAGGATTACTGGAAACCTGAGTCAGAAAAACTGCACCACTCTGTTTTCCAGTTTACTCACAAGTTATACAGAAACATACTTCTTCAGAATTGAGAACAAACCATTCATGGCAACAGCATCTTGTCATCCTCTTCAAATAACAGTTAAAG ATTCTCCTCCGAGCCCCAGAATTGAGATCCCAGCTGATCTGAAGGAGAAGCAGTCTGTCACTATAACCTGCTCAGCTTCCACTCCCTGTCCACACTCCCCTCCTAAACTCACCTGGAACCTCCAACAAGACtctcacagcaacacagaggaaaacacagatcAAACCTTTACAACTAAAATCCAGGAGACCATCACTCTGTCAGACCAACATGATGGCTACAACATCACCTGTTCTGCCAGATATCCTGTGAATGAAGGAAAAGATGTCaggacagcagaggagagaaagactCTCAGTGTTTCAT ATGCTCCTAGAGACACCTCAGTGTCCATCAGTCCATCAGGTTTGGTGTCAGCAGGTAGCTGGGTGAACCTGACCTGCTCCAGCAGAGCCAAGCCTCCCGTCAGCCGCTTCACCTGGTTCAAGAACAACAAAGATGGACCCAAGAACGTATCTGAAGGAGAGGTTTACAGCTTCAAGGTGACCAATGTCACTGATGGAGGAGTTTATTACTGTGTGGCCACTAATGATCTCGGTAATGAAACATCAGAGATCCATCTGACAATTGAAG GAGCAAAACAGCCTGGTAGCTCTTTACCATGGGGGGCAGTTGTTGGAGGGATCGTTGGGGTCATTGTACTCATCTGTGTGGTTGTAGCCGTTTG GCGGTTAAAGTCAAAACATCCAACTTCACAACTGACACAG AGCCCAACAGCTGAAGAACCAGCCAGAGGAACAGAAAATGAAGACATTCATTATGGAGAGATCGACTTCTCCAAGCTGAGACCTGATCCGTCCTCTGACTCAGCGCAGGACAGAGGACAGCAGCAGGATACTCTGTATGCACAGGTCAAAGTGTCCCAGCCAGCAAACAGCTTAACACAGACTGCTGACGGCCCAGAGGATCTTTACGCTCAAGTGAAGAAAAAATGA
- the LOC123980695 gene encoding B-cell receptor CD22-like, whose translation MVTANMFLSLFFISGALAGCLNLPPALIITAPQNMEALSGSCLQTPCNFSVKQGDFTGMSIFGVWINQNSNLFPTYDITTDKNDPMNIIGELSKKNCTTLISNLLTNLTNTYFLRIQNFACNDPLQINVTDSPPSPRIEIPADLKEKQSVTITCSASTPCPHSPPKLTWNLQQDSHSNTEENTDRTFTTKIQETITLSDQHDGYNITCSARYPVNEGKDVKTAEERKTLSVSYAPKNTSVSISPSGLVSAGSWVTLTCSSRAKPPVSRFTWFKNSTDGPKNVSEGEVYSFKVINVTDGGVYYCVATNTLGNEKSSEIHLTLEGDQTPGLVGVEVIVKTLGIIMLAITLVIFEW comes from the exons ATGGTGACAGCCAACATGTTTCTGagtctcttttttatttcag GTGCTTTGGCTGGTTGTCTTAATCTACCACCAGCCCTCATCATTACTGCACCACAGAACATGGAAGCACTGAGTGGATCTTGTTTGCAAACCCCATGTAACTTTAGTGTTAAACAAGGAGATTTTACTGGCATGAGTATCTTTGGAGTGTGGATTAATCAAAACAGCAATTTATTTCCAACTTATGACATAACTACTGACAAAAATGATCCAATGAATATTATTGGAGAACTGAGTAAGAAAAACTGCACCACTCTGATTTCCAATTTACTCACAAATCTTACAAACACATACTTCTTAAGAATTCAGAACTTTGCGTGTAATGATCCTCTTCAAATAAATGTTACAG ATTCTCCTCCGAGCCCCAGAATTGAGATCCCAGCTGATCTGAAGGAGAAGCAGTCTGTCACTATAACCTGCTCAGCTTCCACTCCCTGTCCACACTCCCCTCCTAAACTCACCTGGAACCTCCAACAAGACtctcacagcaacacagaggaaaacacagatcGAACCTTTACAACTAAAATCCAGGAGACCATCACTCTGTCAGACCAACATGATGGATACAACATCACCTGTTCTGCCAGATA TCCTGTGAATGAAGGAAAAGATGTCaagacagcagaggagagaaagactCTCAGTGTTTCAT ATGCTCCTAAAAACACCTCAGTGTCCATCAGTCCATCAGGTTTGGTGTCAGCAGGTAGCTGGGTGACCCTGACCTGCTCCAGCAGAGCCAAGCCTCCCGTCAGCCGCTTCACCTGGTTCAAGAACAGCACAGATGGACCCAAGAATGTATCTGAAGGAGAGGTTTACAGCTTCAAGGTGATCAATGTCACTGATGGAGGAGTTTATTACTGTGTGGCCACAAACACTCTCGGTAATGAGAAATCATCAGAGATCCATCTGACTCTTGAAG GTGATCAAACGCCTGGACTGGTTGGTGTTGAAGTTATAGTGAAGACCCTTGGAATCATAATGCTCGCCATTACGTTGGTCATCTTTGAGTGGTGA